One genomic segment of Occultella kanbiaonis includes these proteins:
- a CDS encoding GNAT family N-acetyltransferase, which yields MTLRWSTLDTDAVPAWAELTNLLAKVDRTEEYYEPEDLAEELGEPGFDPALDSIAVWDGDTLVAYSQLRVSLALTYEGTARAMIGGGVHPDWRGQGIATRMFDEMEPRGRALATERHPGEPFELRASGGLESDPVRPLLTGRGYEIVRYFTAMQRPLPGDPLPEVTDPRVGPVTPELAEPLRLAHNEAFASHWGSAPQEPEQWAKGMEARSLRVATSRVAVEDGVVLAYVITGQWVDRELYISIVGTRPSARGQGLARQVLTASLTAAAATGEYDLVELDVDSINPTGAGRLYESVGFTPVRTTATFAKVDRTD from the coding sequence ATGACACTGCGCTGGAGCACCCTGGACACCGATGCGGTGCCCGCCTGGGCCGAGCTGACGAACCTGCTCGCGAAGGTCGACCGCACCGAGGAGTACTACGAGCCGGAGGACCTGGCCGAGGAGCTCGGCGAGCCGGGCTTCGACCCCGCGCTGGACTCGATCGCGGTGTGGGACGGGGACACCCTGGTCGCCTACAGTCAGCTCCGGGTCTCCCTCGCGCTCACCTATGAGGGCACGGCCCGGGCGATGATCGGCGGCGGCGTGCACCCGGATTGGCGCGGGCAGGGCATCGCCACCCGGATGTTCGACGAGATGGAACCGCGCGGGCGGGCCCTGGCCACCGAGCGTCACCCGGGCGAGCCGTTCGAGCTCCGCGCGTCCGGCGGCCTGGAGTCGGACCCGGTCCGCCCGCTGCTGACCGGGCGTGGCTACGAGATCGTCCGGTACTTCACCGCGATGCAGCGCCCGCTTCCCGGGGACCCGCTGCCCGAGGTCACCGACCCGCGGGTGGGGCCGGTCACGCCCGAGCTGGCCGAGCCGCTGCGGCTCGCGCACAACGAGGCGTTCGCCAGCCACTGGGGTTCCGCGCCGCAGGAGCCCGAGCAGTGGGCCAAGGGGATGGAGGCCCGGTCGCTGCGGGTCGCGACGTCCCGGGTCGCCGTGGAGGACGGCGTGGTGCTCGCCTACGTGATCACCGGCCAGTGGGTGGACCGGGAGCTCTACATCAGCATCGTCGGCACCCGACCGTCCGCACGCGGCCAGGGCCTGGCGCGCCAGGTGCTGACCGCGAGCCTGACGGCCGCGGCGGCGACCGGCGAGTACGACCTGGTCGAGCTCGACGTCGACTCCATCAACCCGACCGGCGCCGGCCGCCTGTACGAGTCGGTCGGCTTCACACCGGTGCGCACCACCGCGACGTTCG